TAGAAGAAAATATTCTTAAATCTCCGGTAGCTATCGAAAAATTAGATATACGGGCTATCCGTCAGTCTCCTGCTCCCAGTTTTTACGATGCTCTGGAAAATGTAAAAGGGGTTCAGATGACAACCTCCAGTATCACTTTTAAAATTCCGAATACCAGAGGGTTTAATATCCCGAACAATTTTCGTTTTGTACAACTGGCTGATGGAGTAGACATGCAGGCAGCGACTCTTGGTGTTCCACTTGGAAACGCTATCGGCCCTACAGAACTGGACATTGCCAGTATAGAGATCACTCCCGGAGCTTCATCTGCACTATATGGCATGAATGCCATTAACGGTATGGCCAATCTGCTCACAAAAAATCCCTTTTTATATCAGGGACTCAGTGTATACAGCAAAAACGGACTTAATCATACCGGAGGCACCGGACGGGAGCTGAGCAATCTAACTGAAAATGCAATCCGATACGCTAAAGCATTTAACAACAAATTTGCATTCAAAGTCAATCTCAGTTATTTGAGAGGAACAGATTGGTTATCTAATTCATATCAGGATCAAAATCCGAATAGCCTTGTAACCGCCAATCCTTCCTATCCGGAATTAGATGGCATTAATAATACAGCATATGATGGATGGAACATCTATGGTGATGAAAATAATAATGCAGTGACGGTATCAGGATTAACATACAACGGAAAATCCAATCAGTCTCTGATCGTCAGAAGAACCGGCTACAAAGAACAGGATTTATCCAAACCTACTGTAGAGAATCTCAAATTTGATGCTGCATTACACTACCGGCTAAGCGAAAATGCAGAATTATCCTACAGCTACCGTTTTGGGCGTATGGATGGTGTATTTCAAAGAGGAAACAAAATTCAGCTTGATAATGTAAGAGTTCAGAATCATAAACTGGAGTTAAAAGGAAGTGATTATAGCATCCGGACATATATATCTTCGGAGAATACCGGCGATTCATACAATATCAAACCTCTGGCGGATAATCTGGATCTTACCCACTTATCCAACAATGCCTGGAGAGATAAATTCAAAGCCTCTCTCCAAACACAGCTTAACAACGGAATTGCTTTGGCTGATGCAGCCCGTCAAGCACGTGCAGATGCAGATCTGGGACGTGTAGAAGCCGGAACAAAAGCTTTTGATGAACTCAAAAACACAATTATTGGGATCAACAACTGGGATCATACCAATGCAGGAGTATCAACCGGAACAAGTACCGGAGGTGCAAAACTCAAACAAATGAGCCGCACCTATCATGCAAACGGGCAATGGGATCTTTCCCGTCACGTAGAAGTGGTAGACATACTCTTAGGTGCAGATGCGACTATTTATGAAGTTATCCCGGACGGAAATAACTTCGTAGACTTCAAAAGACCTGTTGCCGAGCGTAATATCCCTTTGGAAAATGGTTCTTTCGGAGAAAATGTATACTATAAAAAATTCGGCGGATTCACTCAGGTAACCAAATCTCTGCTGGAAGAAAAGTTAAAGCTTTTTGCTTCCCTTCGTGTAGATTATAACCCCGAATTCAAAGCTAAATTTAACCCACGCTTTGCAGCAGTATACACACTTGCAGAAAAACACAATTTCAGAGCTTCTTTCCAGAACGGCTTCCGTTTCCCTGCACTCTTTGAGGCTCTTTCTTTTGTCAACAACGGAAATGTACGTCGTGTGGGCGGTCTTTCTTATATAAATGAGGGCTTGGGCTACCTGGACAATTCGTATACTCTGGCCTCCGTTAACAATTTCAATGCAGCAGTGAATAAGGATGTCGCAGGAGGATTAACAGCAAATGATGCTGCATTAAAGAATAAAGAACTTCTGACCGCCACCGACTTGAAAGCCACTGATCCCGAGCGCATTACTTCTTTCGAAATCGGCTACAAAAGCGTTATCCTGGATAATAAACTGGCTATTGACTGGGATATCTACAGCAATGTATATAACGGTTTCTTAGGACAGGTAGAGGTAGCCGTACCGTCAACAGATCGCATCACTACAGATGCTTCTGTAATCGATATGCTGGCCGCCAATCGTGCTAAACAAACCCGTTACAGAGTATATACCAATGCAAAAAACAGCTATAACAACTATGGAAGTTCATTAGGATTGACATACAATTTTTACGAAAAGTATACCCTTTCCGGAAATATTAATTACAGTGCCATCACTGAAAATAAAGAGAAAGACATATTCGTCACCGGCTTTAATACGCCCAAATGGGCAACCAATCTTTCTTTTGGTAACAGAGAGATACTCCCAAATTTCGGATTCAATATTGTATGGAAATGGCAGGATGCATTTGACTGGGAGAGTCCGCTCGTCAATGCAAGAGTAAATGCTTACAGCAACATCGATGCACAGGTAAGCTACAGAGTTGGAAAAGCAACCATAAAAGCAGGTGGAAGTAACATCTTTAACAAGCACTACATTCAGTATGCCGGAGGTCCTACACTTGGAGCCTTGTATTATACGGCTATTACTTTTGACAATATTTTATAGCACTTAATGATCTCCTCATAATTG
The Sphingobacterium spiritivorum genome window above contains:
- a CDS encoding TonB-dependent receptor; translated protein: MTKLRPILFILFLFTVQSAYSQGNNLIELSGHIIDQESKQPISGVTVLVEGTVNGTSTNDKGDFKLTTRAKYPFKLKVSAVGFAARTYEITGPESNLNLELLTQTILGKEVVVTASRVEENILKSPVAIEKLDIRAIRQSPAPSFYDALENVKGVQMTTSSITFKIPNTRGFNIPNNFRFVQLADGVDMQAATLGVPLGNAIGPTELDIASIEITPGASSALYGMNAINGMANLLTKNPFLYQGLSVYSKNGLNHTGGTGRELSNLTENAIRYAKAFNNKFAFKVNLSYLRGTDWLSNSYQDQNPNSLVTANPSYPELDGINNTAYDGWNIYGDENNNAVTVSGLTYNGKSNQSLIVRRTGYKEQDLSKPTVENLKFDAALHYRLSENAELSYSYRFGRMDGVFQRGNKIQLDNVRVQNHKLELKGSDYSIRTYISSENTGDSYNIKPLADNLDLTHLSNNAWRDKFKASLQTQLNNGIALADAARQARADADLGRVEAGTKAFDELKNTIIGINNWDHTNAGVSTGTSTGGAKLKQMSRTYHANGQWDLSRHVEVVDILLGADATIYEVIPDGNNFVDFKRPVAERNIPLENGSFGENVYYKKFGGFTQVTKSLLEEKLKLFASLRVDYNPEFKAKFNPRFAAVYTLAEKHNFRASFQNGFRFPALFEALSFVNNGNVRRVGGLSYINEGLGYLDNSYTLASVNNFNAAVNKDVAGGLTANDAALKNKELLTATDLKATDPERITSFEIGYKSVILDNKLAIDWDIYSNVYNGFLGQVEVAVPSTDRITTDASVIDMLAANRAKQTRYRVYTNAKNSYNNYGSSLGLTYNFYEKYTLSGNINYSAITENKEKDIFVTGFNTPKWATNLSFGNREILPNFGFNIVWKWQDAFDWESPLVNARVNAYSNIDAQVSYRVGKATIKAGGSNIFNKHYIQYAGGPTLGALYYTAITFDNIL